The Mammaliicoccus sciuri genome window below encodes:
- the lepB gene encoding signal peptidase I, with the protein MKKEIFEWVVAIAVAVVCVLLIQKFLFVTYTVSGDSMYPTLKNSEKVIVNKIGYKVGDIDNGDVIVFHANANDDYVKRVIGKPGDTVKYEKDQLYVNGKKVPEEYLKANKANKSRDLLTENFEVKDLVNSNGANKIPKDEYLVLGDNREVSKDGRSFGLIDKDVIVGEVALRFWPINQFHYNFDPSTN; encoded by the coding sequence TTGAAAAAAGAGATATTTGAATGGGTTGTGGCGATTGCAGTAGCAGTTGTATGTGTGTTACTAATACAGAAATTCTTATTTGTAACATATACAGTTTCTGGAGATTCCATGTACCCAACTTTAAAAAATAGTGAAAAAGTAATCGTCAATAAAATTGGTTATAAGGTAGGAGATATTGATAACGGTGATGTTATTGTATTCCACGCAAACGCAAATGATGATTATGTAAAACGTGTTATCGGTAAACCTGGAGACACAGTAAAATATGAAAAAGACCAATTATATGTAAATGGTAAAAAAGTACCTGAAGAATACTTGAAAGCAAACAAAGCGAATAAGTCTCGTGATTTATTGACAGAGAACTTTGAAGTCAAAGATTTAGTGAATTCAAATGGTGCTAATAAAATACCTAAAGATGAATATTTAGTCTTAGGTGATAACCGTGAAGTCAGTAAAGATGGTCGTTCATTTGGTTTGATTGATAAAGATGTTATTGTTGGTGAAGTTGCATTAAGATTCTGGCCAATTAATCAATTCCATTATAATTTTGACCCATCTACAAATTAA
- the lepB gene encoding signal peptidase I, protein MKKIFEWIIAIIIALVLLFVVRTFLFIGYIVDGDSMKPTFHDNDKVIVNKLVKNFGQINNGDVIVFHANKSADYIKRVIGLPGDTVEMKNNKLYINGTHVNERFLNDDIKTDDFSTRTIQGSKSDVIPNGEYLVLGDNRSNSRDSREIGFVHEDDIVGTVNLRYYPFNQIDVKFDK, encoded by the coding sequence ATGAAAAAAATATTCGAATGGATAATTGCAATTATTATTGCGTTAGTATTATTATTTGTTGTAAGAACATTTTTATTCATCGGTTATATTGTAGACGGAGACTCAATGAAACCAACTTTTCATGATAATGATAAAGTAATTGTTAATAAACTTGTTAAAAATTTTGGACAAATTAATAATGGTGATGTTATCGTATTTCATGCGAATAAAAGTGCTGACTATATTAAAAGAGTTATCGGGTTACCAGGCGACACAGTTGAAATGAAAAACAACAAACTGTATATTAATGGTACTCATGTAAATGAGCGTTTTTTAAATGATGATATAAAAACTGATGACTTCAGTACAAGAACGATTCAAGGCTCTAAAAGTGATGTTATTCCTAACGGTGAATATCTAGTACTAGGTGACAATCGTAGCAATAGCAGAGACTCAAGAGAAATTGGATTTGTACATGAAGATGATATCGTTGGTACTGTGAATTTAAGATATTATCCATTTAATCAAATAGATGTGAAGTTTGATAAATAA
- a CDS encoding TVP38/TMEM64 family protein, with protein MLIQDLMNWFSEENITELIETFRSFGIFIAFLLPFIEAFLPFLPIILFVIANVNAYGLLLGFIITWAGTVSGSYIVFLIFRLISKKPFMKRIVEQPRVERFIQWIDEHGFGPLFILLCFPFTPGALVNMVSAFSNISKQVYLIALILSKAIMIFTLSFIGADINSFFASPKKSIIVVVIIFVLWLVEKGLEKYFDKRLKNRSQK; from the coding sequence ATGTTAATACAAGATTTAATGAATTGGTTCAGTGAAGAGAACATTACTGAATTAATTGAAACTTTTAGATCGTTCGGGATATTCATAGCATTTTTATTACCTTTTATTGAGGCATTCTTACCGTTTTTGCCGATTATTCTATTTGTTATTGCTAATGTAAATGCTTATGGATTATTGCTAGGTTTTATCATTACATGGGCTGGTACTGTTTCGGGAAGTTATATCGTCTTCTTAATCTTTAGATTAATTTCTAAAAAGCCTTTTATGAAAAGGATTGTTGAACAGCCTAGAGTTGAAAGATTTATTCAGTGGATTGATGAACATGGCTTTGGACCACTGTTTATTTTGTTATGCTTTCCATTTACACCGGGTGCTTTAGTTAATATGGTTAGTGCGTTTTCGAATATTAGTAAACAAGTCTATTTAATCGCGTTAATTTTATCAAAAGCCATTATGATATTTACGTTAAGTTTCATTGGTGCCGATATAAATTCCTTTTTTGCAAGTCCTAAAAAGAGTATAATAGTAGTCGTGATTATATTTGTACTCTGGCTAGTTGAAAAAGGCTTAGAAAAATATTTTGATAAACGCTTAAAAAATAGGAGTCAAAAATGA
- a CDS encoding IS256 family transposase produces MTQLNVNLDYEELASAIFGSDMNASMKTIAMTVINAYMEMERDKYVNAGYKQKNSGRNAQLNGYYERDFLMPIGNLTLKVPRTRDGEFTTEVFNQYSRSDQSLILAMTEAYINGVSTRNVNKIVESLTGKSVSKSTVSGVIKNLDPEIKEWAGRPIVSHQYKYVFVDAMHIKVRENNKIVSKGVYIAMGINENRKRDIIGFKISNQESELAWSEFFEDLRMRGLTTPELIISDAHSGLIKSIKSQFIDSSWQRCTFHFLKNIVERFPKKNSKEARMLLKSIFQAPTYRHAVQLKDEFIAQYESNPKYVEAIKILDEGFEDASQFYRFPAQHHKNLRTTNSVENINMQLRKREKIVKTFPNLDSAFRLIGAVLMDIQERFDKSNRPFIA; encoded by the coding sequence ATGACTCAATTAAATGTTAACTTAGATTATGAAGAATTGGCAAGTGCTATTTTTGGAAGTGATATGAATGCGTCTATGAAAACAATAGCTATGACTGTCATAAATGCATACATGGAAATGGAAAGAGACAAGTATGTTAATGCTGGATATAAACAAAAGAATTCAGGAAGAAACGCACAACTTAATGGCTATTATGAGCGTGATTTCCTAATGCCTATTGGCAATCTGACATTAAAAGTTCCAAGAACACGTGACGGTGAATTTACAACTGAAGTATTTAATCAATATTCGCGTTCTGACCAATCGCTTATTTTAGCGATGACAGAAGCATACATTAATGGTGTTTCAACTAGAAATGTTAATAAAATTGTGGAATCCCTAACGGGAAAATCTGTGTCTAAATCAACTGTTTCAGGCGTAATAAAAAACCTAGATCCTGAAATTAAAGAATGGGCTGGTAGACCTATTGTTAGTCATCAGTATAAGTATGTATTTGTTGATGCTATGCACATTAAGGTAAGAGAGAATAATAAAATTGTTTCTAAAGGTGTTTATATCGCTATGGGTATCAACGAAAATAGAAAACGCGACATTATTGGCTTTAAAATTTCTAATCAAGAGTCAGAATTAGCTTGGTCAGAGTTTTTTGAAGACTTAAGAATGCGTGGTTTAACAACACCTGAACTTATTATCTCTGATGCGCATTCTGGACTTATTAAATCTATTAAGTCACAGTTTATTGATTCATCTTGGCAACGTTGTACATTCCATTTTCTTAAAAATATTGTAGAGAGATTTCCTAAAAAGAACTCTAAAGAAGCTAGAATGTTACTTAAATCAATATTCCAAGCACCAACATATCGTCACGCTGTTCAGCTCAAAGATGAATTCATTGCACAATATGAAAGTAATCCTAAGTATGTGGAAGCTATTAAAATATTGGATGAAGGCTTCGAAGATGCCTCACAATTCTATAGATTTCCTGCTCAACATCATAAAAATCTAAGAACTACTAATTCAGTTGAAAATATTAATATGCAACTCAGAAAACGAGAAAAAATAGTTAAAACATTCCCTAATCTAGATTCAGCTTTTAGATTAATTGGCGCAGTACTTATGGATATTCAAGAAAGATTTGATAAGTCTAACAGACCATTTATCGCTTAA
- a CDS encoding nuclease-related domain-containing protein has protein sequence MLESYGAEWWLYDLQIKNYNHIQFDFVVITDDAIIQFEIKNYTGDYYFENHKLFRSTGFVSKDLINQYEVAQEGLKRIVEKYKLKRKVESYVVFIHPTFTLHGDLRSRMNIILKSEIHKIKDMVSQNFKYEENKWIYHKLQSLHEPFLYTNQIPNLNIDYKDLKRGV, from the coding sequence ATACTTGAAAGTTATGGGGCAGAATGGTGGCTATATGATTTGCAGATTAAAAATTATAACCATATTCAATTTGATTTTGTAGTCATAACTGACGATGCCATTATTCAATTTGAAATTAAAAATTATACAGGTGACTATTATTTTGAAAATCACAAACTATTTAGAAGTACAGGTTTTGTATCTAAAGATCTTATTAATCAATATGAAGTCGCTCAAGAAGGGTTAAAAAGAATCGTTGAGAAATATAAATTAAAACGCAAAGTAGAAAGCTATGTTGTTTTTATACATCCAACATTCACATTACATGGTGATTTACGATCTCGAATGAACATTATTTTAAAAAGTGAGATACATAAAATAAAAGATATGGTATCACAAAACTTTAAATATGAAGAAAATAAATGGATATATCACAAACTACAAAGCCTACACGAACCATTTTTATATACAAATCAAATACCAAATTTGAATATAGACTATAAAGATTTAAAAAGAGGCGTATGA
- a CDS encoding glucose-6-phosphate isomerase encodes MSHIQFDYKKALTFFGEHELEQSRDLVKSIHHVIHEKTGAGSDFLGWVDLPEDYDKEEFDRILAASKRIKEQSEVLLVIGIGGSYLGARAAVEMLNSTFANYEKGENPQIIFVGHHLSSSYVHDLIEYIDGKDFSINVISKSGTTTEPAVAFRIFKKILEEKYGKEESKKRIFATTDKEKGALKDLATGEGYETFVVPDDVGGRYSVLTAVGLLPIAASGIDIQDMMKGAAAAREDLSSSELDDNIAYQYAAIRNILYAKGYSTEMLINYEPALQYFSEWWKQLFGESEGKDFKGIYPSSANFTSDLHSLGQYVQEGRRFLFETVVKVENPKHDITIEEDKDDLDGLNFLAAETVDFVNTKAFQGTLLAHTDGGVPNLVVKVPQLDAYTFGYVVYFFELACAMSGYMLGVNPFNQPGVEAYKQNMFALLGKPGFEDLKKELEDRL; translated from the coding sequence ATGTCACATATTCAATTTGATTATAAAAAAGCTTTAACATTTTTTGGTGAACATGAGTTAGAACAATCACGTGATCTAGTAAAAAGTATACATCATGTTATACATGAAAAGACTGGAGCAGGTAGCGACTTTTTAGGATGGGTTGACCTTCCTGAAGATTATGACAAAGAAGAGTTCGATAGAATTCTAGCTGCATCTAAACGTATCAAAGAACAATCTGAAGTATTACTTGTTATTGGTATTGGTGGTTCATATTTAGGTGCTCGTGCAGCAGTTGAAATGTTAAATTCTACATTTGCTAATTATGAAAAAGGTGAAAATCCTCAAATTATATTTGTAGGACACCATTTATCTTCATCTTATGTACATGATTTAATTGAGTATATAGATGGTAAAGATTTCTCTATTAACGTTATTTCTAAATCAGGTACAACGACTGAACCTGCAGTAGCATTTAGAATATTCAAGAAAATTTTAGAAGAAAAATACGGTAAAGAAGAATCTAAAAAACGTATCTTTGCTACAACTGATAAAGAAAAAGGTGCTTTAAAAGATTTAGCAACTGGTGAAGGATATGAAACATTTGTCGTACCAGATGATGTCGGTGGTAGATATTCAGTATTAACAGCAGTTGGATTATTACCAATCGCAGCAAGTGGTATTGATATTCAAGATATGATGAAAGGTGCTGCAGCTGCACGTGAAGATTTATCATCTTCAGAACTTGATGACAATATTGCATATCAATATGCAGCAATTCGTAATATCTTATATGCAAAAGGATATTCAACAGAGATGTTAATCAACTACGAACCAGCTTTACAATACTTCAGTGAATGGTGGAAACAGTTATTCGGTGAATCTGAAGGTAAAGACTTCAAAGGTATTTATCCATCAAGTGCTAACTTTACTTCTGACTTACATTCACTTGGTCAATATGTACAAGAAGGACGTCGTTTCTTATTTGAAACAGTTGTAAAAGTTGAAAATCCTAAACATGATATTACAATTGAAGAAGACAAAGACGATTTAGACGGTTTAAACTTCTTAGCAGCTGAAACAGTTGACTTCGTTAATACGAAAGCATTCCAAGGAACATTATTAGCACATACAGATGGTGGCGTACCAAACTTAGTTGTTAAAGTTCCTCAATTAGATGCATATACATTCGGTTATGTTGTATACTTCTTCGAATTAGCATGTGCTATGAGTGGTTATATGTTAGGTGTGAATCCATTTAACCAACCAGGTGTTGAAGCATATAAACAAAATATGTTCGCATTACTTGGTAAACCAGGATTCGAAGACTTGAAAAAAGAATTAGAAGATAGACTATAA